AAGGCATGGACTTAACCTCGAAGCTCGATGTGTGGGTGCCCCATGTCCTTACCGAGCGAAATTTGTGTCGTCGTGTTGACGCGTGTGATTCGCTCCTCAAACGTCTAGAAAATGATCCATTTTTGAAGCGGATTATTACTGGGGACGAAAAATGGGTTGTATACAACAATGTTAAACGCAAGAGGTCATGGAGCAGAAAAGATGAACCGGCTCAAAGCGTGTCAAAAGCCAACATTCACCAAAAAAAGGTGATGCTCTCCGTTTGGTGGGATGTCAAAGGAATCGTTTTTTTTGAGCTTTTGCCGGACAATACAACGATTAATTCAGAAGTCTATTGTCATCAGCTGGACAAATTGAATGATTCACTTAAAGAGAAGAGGCCCGAATTAATCAACAGGAAGGGTGTAGTGTTCCACCAGTTTAATGCGAGACCTCACACAAGTTTGGTCACTCGCTAAAAACTTTTACAGCTTGAATGGGACGTACTGCAACATCCACCATATTCTCCAGATCTGGCGCCTTCCGACTACTATTTGTTCCGGTCCCTGCAAAATTTTTTGGATGGCAAAACCTTTAGGGCCGCCGTACACGGACTGCTTCAAGCAGTTGAGACCGACTGCTTAAAGCCGCGACCGCGCAGTGAACTATAGTCATTCATTCGCTGCCGTACACAcgactgctcgagcagtcgCGACCGCTTCAAGCCGTCAACTGCATGATGAAATTCCATCGTGCCGTCGACCGCTCGCGAGCGGTTGCGAGGCATACACCGACTGCTCGAGCCGTTGACTGCGCTAGAGCAGTCGACAGCTCTCCGACTTCCCTCTCCCCCCCGCCCTTTGCGGCCTCGCGGCGTCTGTTTTCTCATTTGCCGGCTGTTTTTTGAACATGGAGGGCGTGTGCGATAGTGATGCCCTTATTAGCGCAATTAAAACGCAAGAACTTATTTGGAACTATAAACTTAAGGAACACAGcgacaaaataaagaagaacaatGCATGGGCAATTATTTGTGCCCAAGTAATTGAGAACTTTGATGAAAAACcagttgaagaaaaaaatcaaatcggtAAGTAAAAAAGTCAGTCATttaacacacacatttattattttatttattattaaaaaacagactggtaacaatataatagttgttttgcttcttattatatttttaatatttaaaagaatacagAGGCTATGTTATACGGACGGCGCCCTTTTGATTTATATCATATTCCATTGCCAATCTAGTTTGCCTTCTTCGCTCACAAAGTAATTAGCAAATTCTTCACGGATTGTTGTTAACATAGGTCCACCTGGACGAACTTGCTGGGTTGAATGTATTATAGAATAAGGAAGACCCTCAAACGTATCCTCAAATTTATTTCCATCTCGTTGTTTTACGTAGTTGTGAAGAACACACGATGATTTTACTATATCCACTGCGAAATCAACGTTGACGTTGAGTGGTCTATGAAAGATCCGCCATTTATTAGCTAATATGCCAAACGTGCATTCAATATATCGCCTCGCACGTGATAACCGatagttaaaaattttttttttctctggtaAATTCTTGCCACCATATGGACGCATTAAATTTTCCTGCAAGCTAAACGCTTCATCCCCAATAAACACATTCGGTAATAACGGTCCATTTTGTGATATTGCAGAAGGTGGaggtatatttaactttttttcttgtaacattttatatagacAACTCTCTTCGAAAATAGTCGAGTCAGCGTGCCTTCCATATGAGCCTATATCCACGAAAGTGAACATATGATTACTATCACATACTGCTAGAAGTATtatcgaaaaataatttttatagttataatatgacGATCCACTTTGCGCGGGTTGtattattctaatatgtttGCCATCAACGGCACCGAGGCAGTTCGGAAACTGAGCATTTTTTTTGAAACCATTTATTATGTCTTTCCATTTATCTTTAGTTAGTTGTTCCATACACATATCCTTCATATGTATCCATATATTTCTGCAAACATCCCTCACTATCTTACCTATTGTTGTTGATGCTATTCTAAAACTATATTGCAAATCCATAAATGTACATCCAGTTGCCAAAtacctgtaaaacatatttataaatcaatcaattatactaacttatatttttttgttgttacagccatgttaatacagaaaaaatggaaaacatTAAGAGATGGATACACCAGAtatgctaaaaaaattaaaccaaagagTGGTTCAGCAGCCCTCAACATTCGGCCATATGCATATTATCAGCAGATGTCTTTTTTAAAGGCAATAATAGAAGATAGACCCGacaaaacaaatagtttacAAGAGAGTGAGCACACTGAAATTACGTCCGGAGAAACCGAAAatggtcaaaataaaatacccagagaaagaaacaaaagaaaattaactaCTAAAATCACAGATGAGAACgtcttaattgaaaaattatccaAACGTTTAGATGAAAAAACGCAGAATTCGCGcattgataatgaagatgaagataaattgtttttactatcattagttggcgaattcaaaaaaattaatgagcATTATAAATTAGATGCTAAGACCGAAATACTTAACGTAGTGAAATACTTTAAAGGGATGACAAATCACACATATCCTTCGAGTTATGGTGACAGGGGATATTCATCGTTTAATGATTATCGTGGACCATGGGGTTATAATACTGGCCCCTCTACCTCTACA
The sequence above is a segment of the Pararge aegeria chromosome Z, ilParAegt1.1, whole genome shotgun sequence genome. Coding sequences within it:
- the LOC120636478 gene encoding uncharacterized protein LOC120636478, with the translated sequence MEGVCDSDALISAIKTQELIWNYKLKEHSDKIKKNNAWAIICAQVIENFDEKPVEEKNQIAMLIQKKWKTLRDGYTRYAKKIKPKSGSAALNIRPYAYYQQMSFLKAIIEDRPDKTNSLQESEHTEITSGETENGQNKIPRERNKRKLTTKITDENVLIEKLSKRLDEKTQNSRIDNEDEDKLFLLSLVGEFKKINEHYKLDAKTEILNVVKYFKGMTNHTYPSSYGDRGYSSFNDYRGPWGYNTGPSTSTSVPGPSRSATGPSTSMADDQNSQFEDLSSCSVMSDDVISNIFNE
- the LOC120636475 gene encoding protein ALP1-like, with protein sequence MDSDEEALLLLLLLRRRRRRRRQKRKFWVHPILQLREQRGQFHHLFMELRSDEEKFFNYFRMSKSSFDELYNILKSHIKREDTIMRRSIEPEERLAVTLRYLATGCTFMDLQYSFRIASTTIGKIVRDVCRNIWIHMKDMCMEQLTKDKWKDIINGFKKNAQFPNCLGAVDGKHIRIIQPAQSGSSYYNYKNYFSIILLAVCDSNHMFTFVDIGSYGRHADSTIFEESCLYKMLQEKKLNIPPPSAISQNGPLLPNVFIGDEAFSLQENLMRPYGGKNLPEKKKIFNYRLSRARRYIECTFGILANKWRIFHRPLNVNVDFAVDIVKSSCVLHNYVKQRDGNKFEDTFEGLPYSIIHSTQQVRPGGPMLTTIREEFANYFVSEEGKLDWQWNMI